From the Paramormyrops kingsleyae isolate MSU_618 chromosome 7, PKINGS_0.4, whole genome shotgun sequence genome, one window contains:
- the LOC111857769 gene encoding ankyrin repeat domain-containing protein 34B-like, with protein sequence MEFHADGNSLLKAVYLSRLRLTRLLLEGGAYINESNERGETPLMVACKTRHVDPQSADKIRMVRYLLESGADPNIQDKRGRTALMHACLEHAGAEVITLLLNNGADTGLEDHSGTSALVYAVHADDKDALRVLLDACKAQGKEVIIITTDKLPSGRQMAKQYLNVPPPLDLGERRPCGPTLSTSLSDIEIQTSPWPVTCHQAEKNIFAFGVQKEDSAASSQPNSPSRGPGLVHSGVAKLQHLQRLHSEPWLKIPPSLLEENRKASPLTKDLPDITPDEEPYMKFSRRFQRVPGANPHSPHAKKLGKTLERLANNDERDGGSQGMWLSRKMSYDNISFARSHPDLYHSSRVAGTPTDKDPAVTPGLAISSLHSIVQRRNIGVDHYGSDSQLSQYLRHLPEDYKGHPDKGLPVSNSYSALSSSRDSLEKQLAMREHRGSGALPAAYVTHPRAGFLPPLNQHVPVPQIEVTGVNVDNVGMVPKTNMGLKVLVPSAPSVPRDLKARKMLLRRHSMQTDPIKQLGTFEEIFSH encoded by the coding sequence ATGGAGTTTCACGCCGACGGTAACTCCCTGCTGAAGGCCGTGTATCTGAGCCGCCTGCGGCTGACACGGCTGCTGCTGGAAGGCGGGGCCTATATCAACGAAAGCAATGAGCGTGGCGAGACTCCCTTGATGGTGGCCTGCAAGACGCGGCACGTGGACCCCCAAAGTGCGGACAAGATCCGGATGGTGCGCTACCTGCTAGAAAGCGGCGCCGACCCCAACATCCAGGACAAGCGTGGGAGAACCGCTCTCATGCATGCCTGCCTGGAGCACGCCGGAGCTGAAGTGATAACTCTGCTGCTCAACAACGGTGCTGATACCGGCCTGGAGGACCACTCCGGCACCTCGGCACTGGTCTACGCTGTCCATGCCGATGACAAGGATGCCCTCCGAGTTTTGCTGGATGCCTGCAAGGCTCAGGGCAAGGaggtcatcatcatcaccactgACAAGCTGCCATCAGGGAGACAGATGGCAAAGCAGTACCTCAACGTGCCTCCACCACTGGACCTGGGAGAACGACGGCCTTGTGGCCCCACACTCTCTACGTCGCTTTCGGACATCGAGATCCAGACCTCGCCTTGGCCTGTCACCTGCCACCAAGCTGAGAAGAACATCTTTGCCTTCGGAGTCCAGAAGGAGGACAGTGCAGCCTCCTCACAGCCAAACTCCCCAAGCCGGGGACCAGGCTTGGTCCATAGCGGGGTAGCAAAGCTCCAGCACCTGCAGCGTCTGCATTCAGAGCCATGGTTGAAGATCCCCCCATCTCTACTTGAAGAGAACAGAAAAGCTTCTCCTCTAACCAAGGATCTACCTGATATAACCCCAGATGAAGAGCCCTATATGAAGTTCAGCAGGAGGTTCCAGAGGGTTCCAGGTGCCAATCCCCATAGTCCCCATGCCAAAAAACTAGGCAAGACTCTGGAGCGGCTGGCCAATAATGAtgagagagatggaggaagTCAAGGCATGTGGCTTTCCCGAAAGATGTCTTACGACAATATATCTTTCGCCAGGTCACACCCTGACCTCTACCACAGCAGCAGGGTTGCAGGCACGCCCACAGACAAGGATCCAGCTGTCACCCCAGGCTTGGCCATATCCAGCCTGCACAGCATCGTCCAGCGCAGGAATATTGGCGTGGACCACTATGGCTCAGACTCCCAGCTCTCTCAGTACCTCCGGCATCTACCAGAAGACTACAAGGGACACCCAGACAAGGGTTTGCCCGTTTCCAACAGCTACTCAGCCCTGTCCTCCTCCCGGGACTCCTTGGAGAAGCAATTGGCTATGCGGGAGCACAGAGGGTCAGGAGCTCTGCCTGCTGCTTATGTTACCCACCCCCGGGCGGGATTCCTGCCACCGTTGAACCAACATGTGCCTGTCCCTCAAATTGAAGTCACCGGCGTCAATGTGGATAATGTGGGCATGGTCCCAAAGACCAACATGGGCCTCAAAGTCCTTGTCCCCTCTGCTCCCAGTGTCCCCAGAGATCTAAAAGCTAGGAAGATGCTTCTGAGGCGCCACTCCATGCAGACTGACCCCATCAAACAATTAGGCACCTTTGAAGAGATCTTTAGCCATTGA